Proteins encoded in a region of the Lemur catta isolate mLemCat1 chromosome 14, mLemCat1.pri, whole genome shotgun sequence genome:
- the LOC123649796 gene encoding LOW QUALITY PROTEIN: 40S ribosomal protein S2-like (The sequence of the model RefSeq protein was modified relative to this genomic sequence to represent the inferred CDS: inserted 1 base in 1 codon): protein MADNPGAVGGPRDPRSPGMGSHSGFREVFGSGICSHGLGQGQGRGAHGGKAEDKEWIPVTKLGCLLKDMKIKSLEEIYIFTLPIKEYKIIDFFCGXSLKDKVLKSMPVEKQTHAGHWTRFKAFVTTGDYNGHRGLCVKRLRGSHCHPRGHDLAKLSIVPMRRSYWENKISKPNTIPCKVTGHCSSVLVCLILAPRATGIISAPVPKKLLLMAGTDDCYTSARDCTVTLGNFAKATFYAISKSYSYLTPNLQKKTVFTKFPYQEFTEHLVKTHIRVPVLRTQAPAVATP, encoded by the exons ATGGCAGATAACCCAGGTGCAGTGGGAGGGCCCAGAGACCCCAGGAGCCCTGGAATGGGAAGCCACAGTGGCTTCCGTGAAGTCTTTGGCAGCGGCATTTGTAGCCATGGTCTGGGCCAGGGCCAAGGCCGTGGAGCTCATGGAGGCAAGGCCGAGGACAAGGAGTGGATACCCGTCACCAAGCTGGGCTGCCTGTTGAAAGACATGAAGATCAAATCCCTAGAGGAGATTTACATCTTCACCCTGCCCATCAAGGAGTACAAGATCATTGACTTTTTCTGTG CATCTCTCAAGGATAAGGTTTTGAAGAGTATGCCAGTGGAAAAGCAGACCCACGCTGGCCACTGGACCAGGTTCAAGGCATTTGTTACCACTGGGGACTACAATGGTCACAGGGGTCTGTGTGTTAAGCGCTTAAGAGGTAGCCACTGCCATCCGAGGGGCCATGATCTGGCCAAGCTCTCCATTGTCCCCATGCGGAGAAGCTACTGGGAGAACAAGATCAGCAAGCCCAACACCATTCCTTGCAAGGTAACAGGCCACTGCAGCTCTGTGCTGGTATGTCTCATCCTTGCCCCTAGAGCAACTGGCATCATCTCAGCTCCTGTGCCCAAGAAGCTGCTGCTGATGGCTGGTACTGATGACTGCTACACCTCAGCCAGGGACTGCACTGTCACCCTGGGCAATTTTGCCAAAGCTACTTTTTATGCCATCTCCAAGAGCTACAGCTATCTGACCCCTAACCTCCAAAAAAAGACTGTATTCACCAAGTTTCCCTACCAGGAATTCACTGAACATCTTGTCAAGACCCACATCAGAGTCCCTGTGCTGAGGACCCAGGCTCCAGCTGTGGCTACACCATAG